CATCGTGGTGCCGTTGACGGCGTTGTAGGCGCTCATGATCGACCAGGCGCCCGCCTCGATGGCGCGCTCGAACGGAAGGAGGTAGAGCTCGCGCAGCGCTCGCTCATTGACCCGGACATCCACCGTGAAGCGGTCGGTCTCGGAGTCGTTGGCGACGTAGTGCTTCGGAGTTGCGGCCACCCCGTTGTCCTGCAACCCGCGCACGTATGCGGCGGCGAGTTCGGCGCTGAGTTCGGGATCCTCGCTGAAGCACTCGAAATGACGGCCGCCGAGTGGCGAGCGGTGGAGGTTGATCGTCGGCCCGAGCACCACATCAACGCCCTTCCGGCGCGCTTCGGATGCTGCGGCCGCACCGTAGCGGTAGGCGAGCTCGACGTCCCACGACGCCGCGAGAGCGGAGCCCGACGGGAGGTTCAGCGACGGCTCGCGCTCGTCCCACCGGGGACCGCGGACGCCGGCTGGCCCATCCGACAGCGTCATCGCACGGAGGCCGATCTCGGGGATCGGCACGGTCGTCCAGAAGTCCGCGCCCTGTACGAGCGCCACCTTCTGCTCGAGGGTGAGGCGCTCGAGCAGCGGGACGAGATGCTGCACGGTTCGGGGATGGGCGGCAGCGTGGGTCATAGGAAGAGAGCGCTTTCTGAGAACGGGCCGCCGACGGGGCGGACGGGCTGCGGTTCGGCGACGATCAGGCGACGTCAGCCGTCGCCTCGGCGTCGATCAACGCGCGTCGGGCGAGGCGGCGCTCCGCCTGCTTGTCCGGGTCGGGGACCGGCGAGGCCATGAAGAGTCGCCGTGTGTACGGGTGCTCGGGCTGCGAGGTGACGCGGTCGCCGTCGCCGGTCTCGACGATCTCCCCTCGATACATCACGGCGACTCGATGACTGATGTGCCGCACCACCGCCAGGTCGTGGGTCACGAACAGATACGCCACCCCTGTGCGGTCCTGGATCTCGATGAACAGGTCCAGCACGCGGGCCTGTGTCGACAGGTCCAGAGCCGACACCGGCTCATCGCACACGATGAGCTTCGGATCCAGCGCAAGCGCTCTCGCGATCGCGATTCGCTGCCGCTGGCCGCCGGAGAACTCCCGCGGCAGGCGCCCCGCTGCGTTGGAGGGAAGTCCCACGCGGTCGAGGAGGTCGTGAACACGCGCCTTCGCCTCCTTTGCGACGACACCCCGCGCGGTGAGGGGCTCGCTCAGGATCTGCTCGATCGTCAGCGACGGGTTCAGCGACGAGTACGGATCCTGGAAGACGACCTGGATCTCGCTGGACAGCTCCCTGCGCTGCCGCCGGCCGAGGTGGGTGATGTCCTGCCCGTTGTAGACGATGGAGCCTCCGGTGACGGGCGCGAGCCCGAGCACGGCCCGCCCCAGCGTGGTCTTGCCGGATCCGGACTCGCCGACGAGGCCCACCGTCTCACCCGCCCTGATGTCGAGGGAGACGCCCTTGAGGGCCTGGAACGGCTTGGCCCGGAAGCCCTTACCCGGGTACGCCACTTCGAGGTCCGCCACATCGAGCAGCATGCTCATGAATGTGCTCCTTCCGAGCGCGTCGTGATCAAGGGCGAGCGGGCGGGACCTTCTTCGAGGATCGCGTCCAGCAGCGACTGCGTGTACGGATGCGAAGGCGTGCCCAGAATCGTGCGTACGGGCCCCTGCTCGACGAACAGACCCTGCTGCATGACCGTGACCCGATCGCACAGGTCGGCAACGACGCCGAAGTTGTGGGTCACCAGAAGCATCGCCATGTGACGCTCGGCCTGAAGATCACGCAGCAGATCGAGCACCTCTGCCTGCACCGTCACGTCCAGGGCGGTGGTGGGCTCGTCGGCGATGATGAGATCGGGGTCGGTCGAGACCGCACCCGCAATGAGCACGCGCTGCGCCATCCCGCCGGAGACTTCGAACGGGTACGCGTCGAACGTGCGCCGCGGATTCGGGATGCCGACGCGTTCCAGTAGCGCGAGCGACTTGTCGGTCGCGTCCTTCTTGCTGAGTCCGAGGTTCTTCCTCAGCGGCTCGACCAGCTGGTACCCGATGCGGAACGACGGGTCGAGGTTCGACATCGGCTCCTGCGGAATGTAACCGATCCGCTTGCCACGCACGCCGGCATAGACGCGTTCGGCAGCTCCTGCGAGCTCGGAGCCCTCGTACCGGATGGACCCGCCCGAGACGTGCCCACCACGGGGAAGCAGGCCCAGTACCGCGAATGCGGTCTGCGTCTTGCCGGACCCTGACTCGCCGATCAGACCATGGATCTCGCCCCTGCGCACGTCGAGCGAGACTCCGTGTACGACCTCGATGTCGCTGCCTTCGGTCTGCTGGTAGGCCACGCGAAGATCGCGAATCGCGAGCACCGGCTCCTGCGGTCGCTGCGACGTCTGCTCGTCGTCGGCGTGGACGACGGTTCCGGGGACGACGGGCAGCTCCGACGAATCGTCGATCGGCTCGGAGTCGGCACCCCCCGTCGCGAATGAGGTGGTGACCGCCGCGATCGATCCCGTCGCCGTCGTCACGGCGCGTCGGCGGCGCCGCCGGACGTTGGTGGTCCGCTCCAGCACGTCCCGCATCGCGTTTGCGAGCAGGGTCAGCGCGATCGATGTCGTCGCGATCGCGAGGGATGGCCACAGCATGAGAATGGGCGCGCGGTAGATGTTCGTGAAGCCGTCGTTGAGCATCGAACCCCACGTCGGAACAGTCATGTCACCGAGGCCGAGGAATTCCAGGCCCGACTGGATGGCGATCGCGATGCCGGCGATGATCGCCGTCTGGATGATGATCGGTGCCCTGACGACCGACAGGATGTGACGTCCGATGATGCGCACGTCGGACAGACCCGACACTCGAGCGGCGTCGACGTACAGCTCGCTGCGCACGCCGACGACGGTGGCGTACACGAGG
This window of the Microbacterium sp. SSM24 genome carries:
- a CDS encoding ATP-binding cassette domain-containing protein — protein: MSMLLDVADLEVAYPGKGFRAKPFQALKGVSLDIRAGETVGLVGESGSGKTTLGRAVLGLAPVTGGSIVYNGQDITHLGRRQRRELSSEIQVVFQDPYSSLNPSLTIEQILSEPLTARGVVAKEAKARVHDLLDRVGLPSNAAGRLPREFSGGQRQRIAIARALALDPKLIVCDEPVSALDLSTQARVLDLFIEIQDRTGVAYLFVTHDLAVVRHISHRVAVMYRGEIVETGDGDRVTSQPEHPYTRRLFMASPVPDPDKQAERRLARRALIDAEATADVA
- a CDS encoding dipeptide/oligopeptide/nickel ABC transporter permease/ATP-binding protein, with the protein product MTAIEVPPAIPTPHVTTSLFRRLIRKPVGLVALLYLGFVVLMAIIGPFIAPYDPNEASIQLVLAPPSAEHPLGNDSAGRDVLSRLLWATSVTLAAASVAVVTSLVIGVIGGLVAGYFKGWFDSVASWVTALVMALPGIVILIAARAVLGPSVWWAMLIFGIILAPAYYRLVYATVVGVRSELYVDAARVSGLSDVRIIGRHILSVVRAPIIIQTAIIAGIAIAIQSGLEFLGLGDMTVPTWGSMLNDGFTNIYRAPILMLWPSLAIATTSIALTLLANAMRDVLERTTNVRRRRRRAVTTATGSIAAVTTSFATGGADSEPIDDSSELPVVPGTVVHADDEQTSQRPQEPVLAIRDLRVAYQQTEGSDIEVVHGVSLDVRRGEIHGLIGESGSGKTQTAFAVLGLLPRGGHVSGGSIRYEGSELAGAAERVYAGVRGKRIGYIPQEPMSNLDPSFRIGYQLVEPLRKNLGLSKKDATDKSLALLERVGIPNPRRTFDAYPFEVSGGMAQRVLIAGAVSTDPDLIIADEPTTALDVTVQAEVLDLLRDLQAERHMAMLLVTHNFGVVADLCDRVTVMQQGLFVEQGPVRTILGTPSHPYTQSLLDAILEEGPARSPLITTRSEGAHS